The following coding sequences lie in one Arachis hypogaea cultivar Tifrunner chromosome 9, arahy.Tifrunner.gnm2.J5K5, whole genome shotgun sequence genomic window:
- the LOC112710967 gene encoding auxin-responsive protein IAA16 — protein MESERDKYSMINFEETELRLGLPGGSNDGESSLRSTCTTTGKRGFSETTPSTVDLKLNLNLSSSCCSSSLNNESVSASSVNVDKNKEKNGGAAAPTSTPPVTRSTDPAKPPAKAQVVGWPPVRSFRKNIVSGQKSNKEEAEKPATTTVGTTATATSAATSGNGGAYVKVSVDGAPYLRKVDLKQYKSYRELSDALAKMFSGTMIEAAVTGPHHECKGNGLFSFNGSDYVPTYEDKDGDWMLVGDVPWEMFVESCKRLRIVKGSEATGLGVPRAAAEEQCKIRS, from the exons ATGGAGTCAGAGCGAGACAAATACAGCATGATAAATTTTGAGGAGACCGAGTTGCGACTCGGTTTGCCGGGTGGGTCGAACGATGGCGAGTCATCACTAAGGAGCACTTGTACTACAACTGGAAAGAGGGGTTTCTCGGAGACTACTCCGTCTACTGTGGATCTAAAGCTGAATCTgaatctttcttcttcttgttgttcttcttctcttAACAATGAATCCGTTTCAGCTTCTTCTGTCAACGTTGACAAGAACAAAGAGAAGAATGGTGGTGCTGCTGCTCCTACTTCTACACCTCCTGTTACTCGTTCTACCGACCCGGCGAAACCACCTGCCAA GGCACAAGTGGTAGGTTGGCCTCCAGTTAGGTCCTTCAGGAAGAACATAGTGAGCGGGCAGAAGAGCAACAAGGAAGAAGCGGAAAAGCCCGCCACCACCACCGTAGGTACAACTGCAACCGCGACCTCCGCGGCAACAAGCGGAAACGGAGGGGCGTACGTGAAGGTGAGCGTGGACGGAGCACCATACTTGAGGAAAGTGGACCTGAAGCAGTACAAGAGCTACAGAGAGCTGTCAGATGCGCTGGCAAAGATGTTCAGTGGCACCATGATAGAGGCAGCTGTCACTGGGCCCCATCACGAGTGCAAAGGAAATGGCCTCTTCAGCTTCAATGGATCTGACTATGTCCCCACTTATGAAGACAAAGACGGTGATTGGATGCTCGTCGGTGACGTTCCCTGGGA AATGTTCGTAGAATCATGCAAGCGCCTTCGCATAGTGAAAGGTTCTGAGGCAACTGGGCTTGGAG TTCCAAGAGCAGCAGCGGAAGAGCAGTGCAAGATCAGAAGCTGA